The Littorina saxatilis isolate snail1 unplaced genomic scaffold, US_GU_Lsax_2.0 scaffold_1959, whole genome shotgun sequence genomic interval atcaaaattaaatattccaaatcaatttaaaaacagtttcatcttattccttgtcggttcctgtttccaaaaacatatagatatgatatgtttggattaaaaacacgctcagaaagttaaaacgaagagaggtacagaaaagcgtgctatgcagcatagcgtaaccactaccccgctcttcttgtcaatttcactgcctatgccgtgagcggtggaccacgagtatacggtcttgctgcgttgcattgcgttcagtttcattctgtgagttcgacagctacttgactaaatattgtattttcgccttacgtgacttgtttttatatttagtcaagttttgactaaatattttaacatcgagggggaatcgaaacgagggtcgtggtgtatgtgcgtgtgtctgtgtgtgtgtgtctgtgtgtgtgtgtgtgtgtgtgtgtgtgtagagcgattcagactaaactactggaccgatctttattaaatttgacatgagagttcctgggtatgaaatccccatacgtttttaaatttttttttataaatgtctttgatgacgtcatatccggcttttcgtgaaagttgaggcggcactgtcacgccctcatttttcaaccaaattggttgaaattttggtcaagtaatcttcgacaaagcccggggttcggtattgcatttcagcttggtggcttaaaaattgattaataacttttgtcattaaaaatctgaaaattgtaaaaaaaaataaaaatttataaaacgatccaaatttacgtttatcttattctccatcatttgctgattccaaaaacatataaatatgttatattcggattaaaaacaagctctgaaaattaaatatataaaaattattatcaaaattaaattgtccaaatcaatttaaaaacactttcatcttattccttgtcggttcctgattccaaaaacatatagatatgatatgtttggattaaaaacacgctcagaaagttaaaacaaagagaggtacagaaaagcgtgctatccttcttagcgcaactactaccccgctcttcttgtcaatttcactgcctttggctgccatgagcggtggactgacgatgctacgagtatacggtcttgctgaaaaatggcagctacttgactaaatattgtattttcgccttacgcgacttgttgttgtcttttgtgttcttgtttttcctgatgaagcttccataagcgaaaattcgtaccgtcttgttgTCTGTtcttttgctttctttctttttcttctcttttgtcTTTTGCCAATAATTATACAACAATGATGTTTTTTCATCACACAGTTGTTGCATCTCTGCTCAAGCTGTTAGACAGATTCTAACCATTCTTATGATTGTCTGGCCTTGAGCCTTCATTGTGGCAAAAGTGTTAAAGGGATACGATTCAATTCATTCAATGCCCGTCACTCCTGTCAGGGTATGGGCCGCCAACAACAGCTCTCCAGAGTCCTCTGTCCTGGGCCATCTTTTCTATCTGACTCCAGGTGTAGCCCATCTTTCTGGTGTCGGCCTCCAGGTCGCGTCGCCATGTGTTTCTTGGACGGCCTCTCTTTCGCTTGCCCTGGGGGTTCCACCTCAGCGCTTGTCTGGTGATGTTGGTTGATGGTTTGCGGAGGGTGTGTCCAATCCATCCCCATCTCCTTTTCCTGATTAGTTCTTCTGCCGGAAGTTGGCAGGTCCTTTCCCAAAGGTCGGCATTGCTGATGGTTTCGGGCCAGCGGATCTTGAGGACAAAAGGATACGATGGACCCCCGAAAATGTCTCTGATCGCCCCAATACAGTTCGGTTTGGGGGCTGCATAGATGACACGGTCACACCACTAATCGGTACTGCCTTACATCTATCATTTCAACGTTCCATTATTAAAATCTAAATGCTGGGTGGGTGTTTTTTCTCATATCATAACTGTGTATATTCTTCAATGGAcagtgtggttttttttgctaTGTAATGCGTCTTAGTCCCCAACCGAATGGACTCTGCTTACACACCTTAGATAACAGATTTGAATATCTGAAGCaaactttgtgtgtttttttctgcttCGACAAATGCGTACCCATCAGAAATGAAACAAATATGAAGACAAACGGACGGAAGTCGGGACTCTTGACACTAAATAGTTGGATGGGAAAAAAAACTGCTCGCTGATTgaatttgatttaattaattatTATAGTTACCGAGCATTTTAGAGCAAATTAATTCAGGTGTTAGCTGTCATAATCTTCGCAATAGTTGCAATTCTCCAAACACAATGACCAGTAGCCGTGAGTTCAGTGTAATGTTCACTTTTGGCGCTCATAGGCCGCCATACTTTGTGTCTGCCCACCGAGGCCCAGCGATGACTCCTTTCCTATCAGCCTCCATTGCACGCCGGATGCGCCTGTACAGGAAATGATGTGAGACATGTGCACTGCATGCTGGGAACTTACTTTTACCCCATGACTGCTGGATGCAAGGCTTCAAACAACTTATCACCACGTTCCGGGAGATTTTGTTCCAAAACAAGCCCTGGGTATCAGACACGCATAACTGCGTAGTGATTAACGCTGAGTCACAAGGGATCTTTATTCGACAAATTTATAGTTATAACTTTTCCCCCACTGGGAATTCATGTACATAGAGCTTTTCAAAACTTATCGGAAAAATACATTTGCACAGCATATGTTTTTGATAAAACGGTGCTGTTTCGGGATTCAAAATCACAACTGAAtataaaatctgagaaaaccagtctttaacactttctaccccacctttGTT includes:
- the LOC138954564 gene encoding uncharacterized protein codes for the protein MSHIISCTGASGVQWRLIGKESSLGLGGQTQTPKPNCIGAIRDIFGGPSYPFVLKIRWPETISNADLWERTCQLPAEELIRKRRWGWIGHTLRKPSTNITRQALRWNPQGKRKRGRPRNTWRRDLEADTRKMGYTWSQIEKMAQDRGLWRAVVGGPYPDRSDGH